In one window of Helianthus annuus cultivar XRQ/B chromosome 17, HanXRQr2.0-SUNRISE, whole genome shotgun sequence DNA:
- the LOC110932217 gene encoding F-box/kelch-repeat protein At1g57790 has translation MGKVMYSYDVEDKTISLSCMAAYPTSHLSLWEGDTLESENQVDKIVVRSSVTMDDDDDDEEEEEVELNESRLLNLPFHLLEMIMDHCIGVEYMGFRATCKRCHLAAPLMQWKNNKTRLRSRKYSLVSPWLMVVDKNRGRITFTDPVSGDKYFMKRSHVSIRRDKIHCSRFGWLLLCSNYSPLVFFNPFTNVICELPYVNAPDGFDSLCFSAPPTSRDCMVVGFRARGKHANVYIHSEQTWRVIGLDFGGARFCFPTFCGRDVFVLCDKGEVYVFKNLFKSQGCYYKKVVSRKRQGGECFLVKSDRQFLLIVVGDFGEYVEVLKLNCRNKEWEKVESLGRYMIYIDGTTCLCVEAKAPELENKIFFPRLHSKNGKIVFYSLETCNYHTFNGSSKNIQQIAGVGIKHAYSHAWIQPTWS, from the coding sequence ATGGGCAAAGTTATGTACTCGTACGATGTAGAAGATAAAACAATTTCCCTGTCTTGTATGGCGGCTTATCCAACAAGCCATTTGTCATTGTGGGAAGGGGATACACTTGAATCTGAAAACCAAGTGGATAAGATAGTTGTAAGATCATCCGTTActatggatgatgatgatgatgatgaggaggaggaggaggttgagtTGAACGAGTCACGCCTGCTTAATCTTCCGTTTCATCTTTTGGAGATGATAATGGATCACTGTATTGGTGTTGAATACATGGGTTTTCGCGCTACGTGCAAAAGATGTCATCTAGCAGCACCTTTGATGCAATGGAAAAACAACAAAACGAGATTGAGATCGCGTAAGTATTCATTAGTTTCACCATGGCTAATGGTGGTAGACAAGAATCGGGGCAGGATCACTTTCACAGACCCGGTGTCTGGTGACAAATACTTTATGAAGAGATCACATGTATCAATCCGCCGTGACAAAATACATTGTTCTAGGTTCGGTTGGTTGTTGTTGTGCAGCAACTATTCCCCATTGGTGTTCTTTAACCCTTTCACGAATGTTATCTGTGAGCTTCCATATGTGAATGCGCCTGATGGTTTTGACAGCTTATGTTTCTCAGCACCTCCAACTTCCCGTGATTGCATGGTTGTTGGATTTAGAGCACGAGGTAAGCATGCAAATGTTTACATCCACTCGGAACAAACCTGGCGTGTGATTGGTTTGGATTTTGGTGGGGCTCGCTTTTGTTTTCCAACATTTTGCGGCCGAGATGTTTTTGTCCTATGTGACAAGGGAGAAGTGTatgtttttaaaaatttattcAAATCACAAGGTTGCTATTATAAGAAAGTTGTTTCAAGAAAACGCCAAGGAGGAGAATGTTTTCTAGTGAAATCCGATCGACAATTTTTACTAATTGTAGTAGGCGACTTTGGAGAATATGTGGAGGTATTGAAGTTGAATTGTCGTAACAAAGAGTGGGAGAAAGTAGAGAGTTTAGGAaggtacatgatttacattgacgGTACCACATGTCTTTGCGTTGAAGCTAAAGCACCAGAATTGGAGAACAAGATCTTTTTTCCGAGATTGCATTCCAAGAATGGTAAGATAGTGTTTTATTCACTTGAAACATGCAACTATCACACCTTCAATGGCAGCAGCAAAAACATTCAACAAATTGCTGGAGTTGGAATCAAACATGCCTACTCTCACGCCTGGATTCAGCCAACTTGGTCCTAG
- the LOC110930005 gene encoding cysteine-rich receptor-like protein kinase 2 produces MQITGENKTVYVIAQCVEGMAQDSCQTCMNSAYDTLNDCFPNTQGKFFHLACFARYSDTPFFNVNQTIDITNLLKGHSSNIAVIAAAVAGGVLILLVLLSWLLYRSWKKSKKTEQEFEGAVHYNYKDLQLATNDFSEENIIGKGGFGEVFKAVLDDNNVVAVKKLLLTHNGAKEEFENEVKLISNIHHRNLLRLLGWSVEGSYLFLVLEYMPNGSLDKFLWGTKRGTLNWDQHYEIIFGIARGLAHLHNEFHIKIVHRDIKSANILLSDDFKPKIADFGLARFQPEDQSHVSTKFAGTLGYTAPEYALRGVLSEKVDTYSFGIVTLEIISGKRSTEVKSGSQDTDYLIEHTWKLYEKKTHVKVIDDTLNLNQYEQEHVMKIIEIALLCTQSPASSRPTMSEVVLMLQEGQSLGKRKLTRPTFVNNQDRRIHIG; encoded by the exons ATGCAAATCACAGGTGAAAACAAAACAGTGTACGTGATTGCGCAGTGTGTCGAAGGTATGGCTCAGGACAGTTGCCAAACCTGCATGAATTCAGCTTATGACACATTGAATGATTGCTTTCCGAATACCCAAGGAAAGTTCTTCCACCTTGCTTGTTTTGCAAGGTATTCAGACACTCCGTTTTTTAATGTCAATCAGACAATAGACATTACAAATCTCTTAAAAG GACATTCAAGTAACATAGCCGTAATTGCTGCAGCCGTCGCTGGTGGTGTTCTTATTCTCCTTGTCCTTCTTTCATGGTTATTGTATCGATCATGGAAGAAGTCTAAGAAGACCGAACAAG AATTTGAGGGGGCAGTACATTACAATTATAAAGATCTGCAGCTGGCAACCAATGATTTCAGTGAAGAAAATATAATAGGAAAAGGAGGTTTTGGGGAAGTGTTTAAG GCAGTCCTTGATGACAATAATGTGGTGGCAGTGAAGAAACTTCTATTAACACATAATGGAGCAAAAGAAGAATTTGAGAATGAAGTTAAGCTTATAAGTAACATTCATCATCGAAATCTTCTACGTCTCCTTGGATGGTCCGTTGAAGGATCTTATTTATTTCTTGTCCTTGAATATATGCCGAATGGAAGTCTCGACAAGTTCTTATGGG GTACAAAAAGAGGGACTCTCAATTGGGACCAACACTATGAAATAATATTTGGGATAGCTAGGGGTCTTGCTCATCTCCACAATGAATTCCATATCAAAATCGTCCACAGAGATATCAAATCTGCCAATATCCTCCTTAGTGATGATTTTAAACCCAAAATAGCGGATTTTGGGTTAGCAAGGTTTCAACCGGAGGACCAATCTCATGTTAGCACCAAGTTTGCCGGCACATT GGGATACACAGCACCGGAGTATGCACTTCGTGGTGTTCTATCGGAAAAAGTTGACACTTACAGCTTCGGAATTGTGACTCTTGAAATTATTAGTGGCAAAAGAAGTACAGAAGTGAAATCAGGAAGTCAAGATACCGATTACCTCATAGAACAC ACGTGGAAGTTGTACGAGAAGAAAACGCATGTAAAGGTCATAGATGATACATTAAACTTAAACCAATACGAACAAGAACATGTGATGAAGATCATTGAGATTGCCTTGTTGTGTACCCAATCACCTGCTTCGAGTCGACCCACCATGTCCGAAGTGGTTTTGATGCTTCAGGAAGGCCAGTCGTTAGGGAAGCGAAAGCTAACGAGACCTACTTTTGTAAACAATCAAGATAGAAGGATTCATATAGGCTGA